A segment of the Nitrospirota bacterium genome:
TTGATATTCGTTGTTTGCAGCAGTTCTTGTTCGTGAAAGCATAAGCACACTCTTGTCATAAAAAGGGGGAGTGAAATGTACTGGATAGTAATAATAATTGCTTTTGTCGTTGGAGGCTTCATTGGGATTGCAGTCATGTCCGCCCTGTTCGTTTCAAGAAGGGAGGAAGACAAGATGAACGGCGGTCCAGCGTCTTTTGCAAGGAAGGAAATGCAAGAGAAGATCAGGGAGAATATTATTTAAGATGCATGTGTTCTTACAAAAGGAGGGAATATGAAAGCCGTAATACTCGCTGGAGGCTTTGGCACGCGCCTAACTGAAGAAACCGTTATGAGACCCAAGCCAATGGTAGAGATCGGCGGTAAACCGATCCTCTGGCACATTATGAAAATCTATTCCGCATACGGTATCAATGACTTCATTATCTGCTGCGGTTATAAAGGATACATGATCAAGGAATACTTTTCGAAATATTTTATTTACACATCCGATGTCACCTTTGATCTGAAGAACAACAATATAAGCGTCCACAAGAACGGCGTGGAGCCCTGGAAAGTCACGTTGGTAGATACCGGTGAAAATACAATGACCGGCGGAAGGCTCAAAAGGGTCAGGGACTATATCGGCGGGGAGACCTTCTGCTTTACCTATGGAGACGGCGTGAGTGACGTCAATATTGAAAAGTTGATCGATTTCCACAAATCCCGGAAGACGTCGGCCACTCTGACGGCGGTCCAGCCGCCGGGAAGATTCGGCATCATAAACATCAATGAGGACCAGGACAAGATAATAAGCTTTAAAGAAAAACCCGCAGGTGACGGCACATGGATAAATGCCGGGTTCTTTGTGCTTGAACCCGAGGTGTTTGATTATATATCCGGCGACTCGACCGTGTGGGAGCAGGAACCGATGCAGAGTCTCGCGCGTAAAGGGACATTATCCGCATTTAAATATTCCGGCTTCTGGCACGCGATGGACACCCTGCGGGACAGGAACGTCCTTGAAGAACTATGGAACTCGGGGAAAGCGCCCTGGAAGGTCTGGTAGCAGAATGATAACTTCTGATTTTCTTGTTGTCGGGGGCGGGATAATAGGGATCAATATTGCGAGAGAGTTGAAAAGGCAGTTTTCAGATTCGAAAATTGTCCTTATTGAAAAAGAGCAGGAATGCGGGCTGCACGCAAGCGGGCGAAACAGCGGCGTGCTTCACGCGGGCTTTTATTACTCTCCTGACAGCCTCAAGGCAAAATTCACAAGGCTCGGCAATAAGATGATGACGCAATACTGTGAATCAAGGAACCTCAGTATAAATAAAAACGGCAAACTCGTTGTTGCAAAGGGTCCCGAAGACCTCCCATTTCTCGACAAGCTGTTGAAAAGGGGCAGAGACAACGGCGTGCAATTAGAGGACATTACAGAGGATGAAGCTGTGAGAATAGAGCCGAGGGTGAAGACCTTCGGGAGGGCCATCTTTTCACCTTCAACATCGACCGTTGACCCGAACGCGGTCATGCGTGCGATGAAACTTGACGCAATAAAAGAAGGAGTGGAGGTCCATTCCGGCGTCTGTTTCACAAAGAAAAAGGGCAGGGACATTGTGACATCCGCCGGCATATTCCAGACAGGTTACCTGGTAAACTGCGCCGGTCTTTACGCTGATGAAATCGCCATGGAATTCGGCTTCTCGGAAAGATACCGCATCCTTCCGTTTAAAGGGCTGTACTTATATTCCGGGGAGCCGGCAGGTTCGCTGCGCACAAATATTTATCCGGTCCCGGACCTGCGGAACCCGTTTTTAGGGGTCCATTTCACTGCTACGGTTGACGGGAAAATTAAAATAGGCCCTACGGCCATACCCGCGTTCTGGCGTGAGCAATACAGTTTTTTTAAGAATTTCAACTTTTCAGAGTTCCTTGAGATCCTGGGGAGGGAAGCGGGACTTTTTATATTTTCCGGTTTTGATTTCAGGATACTCGCGTTTGAGGAAGTAAAAAAGTATTCGCGCAAGCGCATGGTGGCGCTGGCTGCACAGCTTGTAAAAGAAATCAAAACGGAAAACTACAGGAGCTGGGGCAAGCCCGGCATACGCGCGCAGTTATTGGACATAAAAAGGAAAAAACTTGAAATGGATTTTGTCATCGAGGGTGATGACAGGTCCATGCACGTATTAAATGCCGTGTCCCCCGCGTTCACCTGCTCCATCCCGTTTTCGCAATACGTCTGCGGGGAAATACAGTCACGGTTGAATTGAATGTTATCAATGGCTGAAATGAAAGCCTGTTACAGAATTTCTATAATCGACATGATTTTTAAATTTATGTTTAATGCCATTCAAGATATTTTCTTGACCCTATGCTCTTTGCTCCATGCCCCTGGTTTTTTTCAAGAGGTGTCGTATAGAAATTCTTCCACAGCCTTCCATTTCAGCGGCCATTGGAACGTGGTCATGAATAATGCTGCTTAAAGGAGAAGAAATGAAGATATTGATTACCGGAAACATGGGTTACATCGGGCCGTGCGTAGTGCAGCGGTTGAGGGCTTCTTGTCCCGGCGCTGTATTGGCGGGACTGGACACGGGATATTTTGCGAGCTGCCTGACAAACGCGGAAATACTCCCCGAGTGCAGGGTTGATATGCAGTATTTCGCGGACGTGCGAAAACTTCAAATGGACATACTTAAAGACGTGGACGCAATAGTGCACCTCGCGGCAATATCAAACGACCCGATGGGCAATACTTTTGAAAAGGTGACCCATGACATCAATTATCTTGCAAGCATCAGCCTTGCAGAGAAAGCGAAAGAAGCCGGGGTAAAAAGTTTTGTGTACGCGTCAAGCTGCAGCATGTACGGCGCAGCGGATGACGGGCCGCGCACCGAAAGGTCTGCGCTTAATCCGCTTACCGCGTACGCGAGATCAAAGGTCGCAACTGAAAGGGACCTTGAAAATCTGGCGGACAATAAATTTAAAGTAACTTCACTAAGGTTCTCCACAGCGTGCGGCTTTAGCGAGCGGTTAAGGCTGGACCTGGTGCTGAATGACTTTGTCGCGTGCGCAGTCTCTACAAAGAAGATCACCATCTTAAGCGACGGAACGCCGTGGAGGCCGCTAATAAATATAAAGGACATGGCAAAGGCGATAGACTGGGCGGTAAGCAGGGACCCGCGCAACGGCGGAGACTTTCTTGCCGTCAATGTCGGCAGCGATGAATGGAACTTTCAGGTCAAGGAACTTGCGGAGGCTGTTGCGGCTGTAATTCCGGGTGTGGATGTTTCAATTAACAAGGATGCGCAGCCGGACAAGCGTTCTTACAGGGTGAACTTTGAACTGTTCAGAAAACTGGCCCCGGACCATCAGCCCGTAGTTGATATAAAGACAACGGTCAGGGAATTAAAAGAGGGCCTTGAGGCAATGCACTTCAGTAACGGTAATTTCCGCAACTCGAACTTTATGAGACTGAAGGCGCTCAATCACTTAAGAGAGCGGGGGTTATTGACGGAGGACCTTGAATGGGCAACGAACGGGTGAAAGAGATAATCATGGATTTTTCAAAATCCGGCGCACTCAAGAAGAAGTTTCATGAGATCATCCCCGGCGGTGCGCATACTTATGCCAAAGGGGACGATCAGTTCCCGGAATTCGCGCTGCCGTACATTGTCAGAGGCGAGGGCTGTCATGTGTGGGACGCGGACGGAAATGAATTTATAGAATACGGCATGGGGCTCCGCGCCGTCACGCTGGGACACGCGTACAAGACGGTTGTAGATGCCGCGTGCCGGCAGATGCTGCTTGGCAGTAATTTTAACAGGCCGTCGGTGATCGAGCTTGAGTGCGCGGAGGAATTGTTAAGCCTGATCGAAGGGGCCGAGATGGTGAAGTTCGGCAAGAACGGATCGGACGTCACAAGCGCGGCGATAAAACTTTCGCGGGCCTATACGGGCAGGGATATTGCCGCGATCTGCGGGGACCATCCTTTTTTCTCCGCAGACGACTGGTTTATCGGGACCACGCCGATGTCTTCAGGTATTCCAAAGGCCGTACAGGACTTGACGGTCAAGTTTAAATATAACGACATCGAAAGCGTTAAAACACTTTTTCAGCAGCATCACGGCAAGATCGCCTGTTTAATTATGGAGCCTGAAAAGGACAAGGAACCGGTAAATAATTTCCTTCATGAAGTGCAGAAGATCTGCAGAGAGAACGGGACCGTTTTTGTTCTGGATGAAATGATCACAGGGTTCCGCTGGAACAACGGAGGGGGACAGGGCTATTACAATATAACCCCGGACCTGTCAGCCTTTGGCAAAGCCATGGGCAACGGCTTTTCCGTGTCGGCATTGGCAGGCAAGAGAGAGTTGATGCAGTTAGGCGGGCTTAGCCATAACAGGGAACGTGTCTTCCTGCTTTCTTTAACGCATGGCGCGGAGACCCATTCTCTGGCAGCCGCCCTTGAGACAATGAGGATATATATACGGGAACCGGTCGTAGATTTCCTCTGGCTTCAGGGTGAGAGGCTCTCGAAAGGGATCAACAGGGCCATTGATGAACACAGGCTTAACGGTTTTTTCGAGATCATTGGAAAACCCTGCTGTCTTGTATATGCAACGCGTGATAAAGATATGAAGCCTTCTCAGGCCTTCAGGACATTGCTCCTGCACGAAACAATGAAACGCGGCATCATGGCCACCAGTCTTGTCGTCAGCTACTCTCACACCGATGCCGATATTGACAGGACAATAGATGCCTTTTACGAAGTTTTATACATCTACCGCAAGGCGCTGGATGAAGGCATAGATAAATATTTCACGGGAAGGCCTGTAAAACCGGTGTGGCGCAGGCACAATTAGCGGTGGTCTATAACTTCTGCCATTTCATTGAAGTCAGTGAATCCGAAATGCCGACCAACAAAAAGGAGTCCACTATGAACAATAACTACTCATGCCGGTTTTGCGGCAACGAGCTGAGATATACCTTTGTAGATTTGGGCATGTCGCCGCTTGCCAATTCATATCTGAGGCCGGAACAGCTTCAGCAGGCAGAGGCTTTTTATCCCCTGCACACATATGTCTGCGAGAAATGCTGTCTGGTCCAATTGCCGGAGATGCAGTCACCGGAAAATATCTTCAGTGATTATGCTTACTTCTCTTCTTATTCGGAATCATGGCTGAGACACGCAAAGGACTATACAGATCTGATGATAGACAAATTCGGATTTGACGGTGAAAGCCGTGTCATTGAGATCGCCAGCAATGACGGGTATCTGCTTCAATACTTCAAACAACGCGGAGTGCCGGTGTTAGGGATAGAGCCCGCTAAGAACGTCGCAAAAGCGGCGCAGGATGCCGGGATACCGACCCTTGTAAAATTCTTTGGCACGCAGACGGCCGCGGAATTGGCGGCAGAGGGCAAATACGCGGACCTCCTGATAGGCAATAATGTATTGGCGCATGTGCCGGGCCTCAATGATTTTGTCAAAGGCATGAAGATCATCCTGAAGCCGCGCGGGACCATCACGATGGAGTTCCCGCATTTAATGCGGCTGATGGAAGAGAACCAGTTTGATACTATCTACCATGAACATTATTCATACTTTTCTTTAATAGCAGTAAATAAAATATTCGCGGCGCACGGTCTGAAAATATTCGACGTGAAAGAACTGCCGACCCACGGCGGCTCCCTGAGGATATTTGCCTGTCACAAAGGGGATGATTCACGGCCTGAAGACCAAAGCGTAAGCGATCTCATCAGCAAGGAAGATGATTACGGTTTGACCGTGCTGGAACACTACCTGTCGTTCGGCGAAAAAGTAAAGGCGACCAAGAGAAATATCCTGAATTTCATGATCAATGATAAAAGCCGGGGAAAATCTTTTGCGGGTTACGGCGCGCCCGCAAAGGGCAACACACTTCTGAATTATTGCGGCATCAGGTCTGACTTCATAGACTTTACAGTTGACCGGAGTCCGCACAAGCAGGGGCATTTCCTGCCTGGCGTCCACATCCCGATCTGCGGGCCTGAGAAGATAAATGAAATAAGGCCGGATTACCTGGTCATCCTCCCGTGGAACCTGAAAGACGAGATCATGAAGCAGATGTCCCACATTCGCGAATGGGGCGGACAGTTCGTGGTGCTGATCCCTGAAGTAGAGGTTTTTTAGCAGAATGATCTTCACGGAAACAAAATTAAAGGGTGCCTTTATCATTGAGCCGGAAAGGTTAAATGATGAACGTGGTTTTTTCGCAAGGACCTGGTGCAGGCGGGAATTTGAGGCACAGGGTTTAACCCCCGATCTTGTGCAGTGCAGTGTATCTTTCAACAATAAAAAATGGACCTTGAGAGGTATGCATTATCAGGCTGTGCCGCGCGGAGAGGCCAGGCTGATAAGATGCACCCACGGCGCTGTTTGTGATGTAATCATTGACCTCCGGCAAGAGTCTGAGACATATAAGAAATGGTTTTCCGTAGATCTGACAGCCGCAAACAGGAAAATGCTTTATGTCCCTAAAGGTTTTGCCCACGGCTTTCTCACACTTGAAGACGACAGCGAAGTTTTATATCAGATGTCGGAATATTACTGTCCCGAATCTGCAAGGGGAGTGAGATGGGATGACCCGGCGTTTTCCATCCAGTGGCCCTTTGATGTGAGGGTAATATCGGACAGGGACCGGGCTTATCCGGATTTTTGTTCTTTAGCTTTAATATGCTGATCAACCCGGACGCAACAGCGCATGAAATGAAGGAGCTTATATACAGGCTGTATCCCGTTTGCCGGAGTATCACCGGTGACGGCTTCAGGGAAACGCTCAGAATTCTTCGGGAGTACATCCCCGTCGAAGTCCATGAGGTCCCCACAGGCACAGAGGTGTTTGACTGGACAGTGCCAAAAGAATGGAACATAAAAGACGCGTACG
Coding sequences within it:
- the lhgO gene encoding L-2-hydroxyglutarate oxidase: MITSDFLVVGGGIIGINIARELKRQFSDSKIVLIEKEQECGLHASGRNSGVLHAGFYYSPDSLKAKFTRLGNKMMTQYCESRNLSINKNGKLVVAKGPEDLPFLDKLLKRGRDNGVQLEDITEDEAVRIEPRVKTFGRAIFSPSTSTVDPNAVMRAMKLDAIKEGVEVHSGVCFTKKKGRDIVTSAGIFQTGYLVNCAGLYADEIAMEFGFSERYRILPFKGLYLYSGEPAGSLRTNIYPVPDLRNPFLGVHFTATVDGKIKIGPTAIPAFWREQYSFFKNFNFSEFLEILGREAGLFIFSGFDFRILAFEEVKKYSRKRMVALAAQLVKEIKTENYRSWGKPGIRAQLLDIKRKKLEMDFVIEGDDRSMHVLNAVSPAFTCSIPFSQYVCGEIQSRLN
- a CDS encoding glutamate-1-semialdehyde 2,1-aminomutase; the protein is MDFSKSGALKKKFHEIIPGGAHTYAKGDDQFPEFALPYIVRGEGCHVWDADGNEFIEYGMGLRAVTLGHAYKTVVDAACRQMLLGSNFNRPSVIELECAEELLSLIEGAEMVKFGKNGSDVTSAAIKLSRAYTGRDIAAICGDHPFFSADDWFIGTTPMSSGIPKAVQDLTVKFKYNDIESVKTLFQQHHGKIACLIMEPEKDKEPVNNFLHEVQKICRENGTVFVLDEMITGFRWNNGGGQGYYNITPDLSAFGKAMGNGFSVSALAGKRELMQLGGLSHNRERVFLLSLTHGAETHSLAAALETMRIYIREPVVDFLWLQGERLSKGINRAIDEHRLNGFFEIIGKPCCLVYATRDKDMKPSQAFRTLLLHETMKRGIMATSLVVSYSHTDADIDRTIDAFYEVLYIYRKALDEGIDKYFTGRPVKPVWRRHN
- a CDS encoding SDR family oxidoreductase; the protein is MKILITGNMGYIGPCVVQRLRASCPGAVLAGLDTGYFASCLTNAEILPECRVDMQYFADVRKLQMDILKDVDAIVHLAAISNDPMGNTFEKVTHDINYLASISLAEKAKEAGVKSFVYASSCSMYGAADDGPRTERSALNPLTAYARSKVATERDLENLADNKFKVTSLRFSTACGFSERLRLDLVLNDFVACAVSTKKITILSDGTPWRPLINIKDMAKAIDWAVSRDPRNGGDFLAVNVGSDEWNFQVKELAEAVAAVIPGVDVSINKDAQPDKRSYRVNFELFRKLAPDHQPVVDIKTTVRELKEGLEAMHFSNGNFRNSNFMRLKALNHLRERGLLTEDLEWATNG
- a CDS encoding class I SAM-dependent methyltransferase, yielding MNNNYSCRFCGNELRYTFVDLGMSPLANSYLRPEQLQQAEAFYPLHTYVCEKCCLVQLPEMQSPENIFSDYAYFSSYSESWLRHAKDYTDLMIDKFGFDGESRVIEIASNDGYLLQYFKQRGVPVLGIEPAKNVAKAAQDAGIPTLVKFFGTQTAAELAAEGKYADLLIGNNVLAHVPGLNDFVKGMKIILKPRGTITMEFPHLMRLMEENQFDTIYHEHYSYFSLIAVNKIFAAHGLKIFDVKELPTHGGSLRIFACHKGDDSRPEDQSVSDLISKEDDYGLTVLEHYLSFGEKVKATKRNILNFMINDKSRGKSFAGYGAPAKGNTLLNYCGIRSDFIDFTVDRSPHKQGHFLPGVHIPICGPEKINEIRPDYLVILPWNLKDEIMKQMSHIREWGGQFVVLIPEVEVF
- the rfbC gene encoding dTDP-4-dehydrorhamnose 3,5-epimerase encodes the protein MIFTETKLKGAFIIEPERLNDERGFFARTWCRREFEAQGLTPDLVQCSVSFNNKKWTLRGMHYQAVPRGEARLIRCTHGAVCDVIIDLRQESETYKKWFSVDLTAANRKMLYVPKGFAHGFLTLEDDSEVLYQMSEYYCPESARGVRWDDPAFSIQWPFDVRVISDRDRAYPDFCSLALIC
- the rfbF gene encoding glucose-1-phosphate cytidylyltransferase, producing the protein MKAVILAGGFGTRLTEETVMRPKPMVEIGGKPILWHIMKIYSAYGINDFIICCGYKGYMIKEYFSKYFIYTSDVTFDLKNNNISVHKNGVEPWKVTLVDTGENTMTGGRLKRVRDYIGGETFCFTYGDGVSDVNIEKLIDFHKSRKTSATLTAVQPPGRFGIININEDQDKIISFKEKPAGDGTWINAGFFVLEPEVFDYISGDSTVWEQEPMQSLARKGTLSAFKYSGFWHAMDTLRDRNVLEELWNSGKAPWKVW